The Ruania alba genome has a window encoding:
- a CDS encoding GNAT family acetyltransferase, translating to MTTAAREAHAEDASAVVGLWHAAGLTRPWNNPEADFATALATPSSTVLVLHDGAGHLCGTVLAGYEGHRGWIYYLAVAPDRQREGHGRRLVVAAEAWLASHGAPKVNLMVREGNPAGEFYASLGYEAQDVTVWGRWLG from the coding sequence GTGACCACAGCGGCACGAGAGGCACACGCCGAGGACGCCTCCGCCGTCGTCGGCCTGTGGCACGCCGCCGGCCTGACCCGGCCGTGGAACAACCCCGAGGCGGACTTCGCCACGGCCCTGGCCACGCCGAGTTCCACGGTGCTGGTGCTGCACGACGGCGCAGGTCACCTGTGCGGGACCGTGCTCGCCGGGTATGAGGGCCACCGCGGGTGGATCTACTACCTCGCCGTGGCGCCGGACCGGCAGCGGGAGGGGCATGGCCGCCGCCTTGTGGTGGCCGCGGAGGCATGGCTCGCCTCGCATGGAGCGCCGAAGGTGAACCTCATGGTGCGCGAGGGAAACCCCGCGGGAGAGTTCTACGCCTCACTCGGCTACGAGGCGCAGGACGTCACCGTGTGGGGGCGCTGGCTGGGTTAG
- the guaB gene encoding IMP dehydrogenase: MTEPPAAPSAPTTTETDPFAFVGLTYDDVLLLPGETDVIPSDADTATRLTREIDLAIPLVSAAMDTVTESRMAIAMARQGGIGILHRNLPIADQAGQVDLVKRSESGMVTDPLTIGPDATLAEMDQLCARYRVSGMPVVDGAGVLLGIITNRDIRFVALDDFATTIVRDIMTPMPLITGQVGISTDDAAALLGKHKVEKLPLVDDAGRLRGLITVKDFVKSEQYPLATKDSEGRLRVGAAVGFFGDAWERATALVEAGVDVLVVDTANGHARLMLDMVRRLKSDPGCAHVQVIGGNVATREGAQALVDAGVDAVKVGVGPGSICTTRVVAGVGVPQVTAIYQASLACKPAGVPVIGDGGLQYSGDIAKALVAGASSVMLGGLLAGCDESPGDLVFVNGKQFKRYRGMASLGAMQSRGDRRSYSKDRYFQGDVADDDIITEGIEGQVPYRGPLAQVAHQLTGGLGQSMFYVGARTVPELQQRGKFVRITSAGLKESHPHDVQMVAEAPNYGGR, from the coding sequence GTGACTGAGCCGCCCGCCGCACCGTCAGCTCCGACCACCACCGAGACCGACCCGTTCGCCTTCGTCGGCCTCACCTACGACGACGTTCTCCTGCTGCCCGGCGAGACCGACGTCATCCCCAGCGATGCCGACACCGCCACCCGGCTGACCCGAGAGATCGACCTTGCCATCCCGCTCGTCTCCGCGGCGATGGACACCGTGACCGAGTCCAGGATGGCGATCGCGATGGCGCGCCAGGGCGGTATCGGCATCTTGCACCGCAACCTCCCGATCGCGGACCAGGCCGGCCAGGTGGACCTGGTCAAGCGGTCCGAGTCGGGCATGGTGACAGATCCGCTCACGATCGGGCCCGACGCGACCCTGGCCGAGATGGACCAGCTGTGCGCGAGGTACCGGGTCTCCGGGATGCCCGTGGTGGATGGGGCCGGGGTGCTGCTCGGCATCATCACCAACCGCGATATCCGGTTCGTCGCACTCGACGACTTCGCGACGACCATCGTGCGCGACATCATGACGCCGATGCCGCTGATCACCGGGCAGGTCGGCATCAGCACCGACGACGCCGCGGCACTGCTCGGCAAGCACAAGGTGGAGAAGCTCCCGCTCGTCGACGACGCCGGCCGGCTCCGCGGCCTGATCACGGTCAAGGACTTCGTGAAGTCCGAGCAGTACCCGCTCGCCACCAAGGACTCCGAAGGCCGCCTGCGGGTGGGGGCCGCCGTCGGGTTCTTCGGGGACGCGTGGGAGCGGGCGACCGCGCTGGTGGAGGCTGGCGTGGACGTGCTCGTGGTGGACACGGCCAACGGGCACGCACGACTCATGCTGGACATGGTGCGCCGCCTGAAGAGCGATCCGGGATGCGCGCACGTGCAGGTGATCGGCGGGAACGTCGCCACCCGTGAAGGTGCGCAGGCGCTGGTGGACGCCGGGGTCGACGCCGTGAAGGTGGGGGTGGGCCCAGGATCGATCTGCACCACTCGCGTGGTGGCCGGCGTCGGTGTGCCCCAGGTGACGGCCATCTACCAGGCCTCCCTGGCCTGCAAGCCCGCCGGGGTGCCGGTGATCGGTGACGGCGGACTGCAGTACTCCGGTGACATCGCCAAGGCCCTGGTAGCCGGGGCTAGCTCGGTGATGCTCGGCGGGCTGCTCGCCGGCTGTGACGAGTCCCCGGGCGACCTCGTCTTCGTGAACGGTAAGCAGTTCAAGCGCTATCGCGGGATGGCGTCGTTGGGGGCGATGCAGTCCCGTGGGGACCGGCGCTCCTACTCGAAGGACCGGTACTTCCAGGGGGATGTCGCCGACGACGACATCATCACCGAGGGCATCGAGGGGCAGGTGCCCTACCGTGGCCCGCTCGCGCAGGTGGCGCACCAGCTCACCGGTGGTCTTGGCCAGTCGATGTTCTACGTGGGTGCGCGGACCGTGCCCGAGCTGCAGCAGCGCGGGAAGTTCGTGCGGATCACCTCGGCCGGGCTGAAGGAGTCGCACCCGCACGACGTGCAGATGGTGGCCGAGGCGCCGAACTACGGCGGCCGCTGA
- a CDS encoding DUF1304 domain-containing protein, with the protein MLTVALVLAALAALLHVYIFALEALAWNTPRGRATFGTTREQARATQELAYNQGFYNLFLALVTTVGVVLMAASTGPAGAGPALIYAGAGSMLLAAVVLVTKNRAMARAAVVQGTAPALALTLLTVVLLMN; encoded by the coding sequence ATGCTGACCGTCGCCCTCGTGCTCGCCGCCCTCGCGGCGCTGCTGCACGTGTACATCTTCGCGCTGGAGGCGCTCGCGTGGAACACCCCGCGCGGGCGAGCCACGTTCGGAACCACCCGGGAGCAAGCCCGAGCCACCCAGGAACTCGCCTACAACCAGGGCTTCTACAACTTGTTCCTGGCACTGGTCACCACGGTCGGTGTGGTGCTCATGGCCGCGAGCACCGGCCCGGCAGGAGCGGGACCTGCCCTGATCTACGCGGGTGCCGGATCGATGCTCCTGGCTGCCGTGGTGCTGGTGACGAAGAACCGGGCGATGGCTCGTGCGGCAGTTGTCCAGGGCACAGCACCAGCGCTCGCGCTCACCCTCCTCACGGTCGTGCTGCTGATGAACTAA
- a CDS encoding LuxR family transcriptional regulator yields the protein MHPLTGAEATVTDDPPTRCQGLLDAGRFQEARDAFEEILAGGPDAIALEGLATACRVLDDIPATRGALERAYRCRRAEGHAGAAAVDALTLADVTLEHSGTLSVARGWLSRADQLIAGLPEESAHVRLAGMQAYVALAYDKDPAGARGHAVAAVQVAERLGAQEDILVGQAYLGLIDVMLGDLDGGMRKLECVATAAAAGELSVTDAFDTYCLLLTACERIRDAGRVVQWAERVMAVAEAGGDTFGAFARTQYAGAMLLAGRWVEAEAALEQTVRDGQRRPLTVAMSLITRARLRLRQGRADEADRDLSVAEREPYRRAVRHLVLVGRAAHELARGEAESAADLAERYLRMVSPEDVIERVDGLEVLVRARLALGDLERADQAVEELTSTAQRVPTAGIRGTAGLCRARVAGEREGPEAAVPLLEQAVDDLDESGLAFETIEARIALAEALCGCGHSGSARREAAQARAAAEELGAGGVVALAAQIEATLRPADGGALTSREVQVLRLAAQGLTNGEIAERLVLSVRTVERHLSNIYLAVGATGSAARSVAIAYAHRTHLI from the coding sequence ATGCACCCGCTGACCGGTGCGGAGGCGACCGTGACGGACGACCCACCCACTCGATGCCAGGGCCTGCTCGATGCGGGACGATTCCAGGAGGCTCGCGACGCCTTCGAAGAGATCCTCGCCGGCGGCCCGGATGCGATCGCCCTGGAGGGACTGGCCACGGCGTGCCGCGTGCTTGACGACATCCCCGCCACCAGGGGCGCTCTGGAACGGGCCTACCGGTGCAGGCGTGCCGAGGGGCACGCCGGGGCGGCCGCCGTGGATGCGCTCACCTTGGCCGATGTGACGCTCGAGCACTCCGGAACCCTCTCGGTGGCCCGGGGCTGGCTCTCCCGGGCCGACCAGCTGATCGCGGGACTTCCCGAGGAGTCCGCGCACGTGCGGCTCGCGGGGATGCAGGCCTATGTCGCCCTCGCCTACGACAAGGACCCCGCCGGCGCTCGCGGCCACGCCGTCGCCGCGGTGCAGGTCGCCGAGCGGCTCGGCGCGCAGGAGGACATCCTGGTGGGCCAGGCGTATCTCGGCCTCATCGACGTGATGCTGGGCGACCTGGACGGCGGGATGCGGAAGCTCGAGTGCGTCGCGACCGCGGCCGCCGCGGGGGAACTGTCGGTGACCGATGCCTTCGACACCTACTGTCTGTTGCTGACGGCGTGCGAACGTATCCGCGACGCCGGGCGGGTGGTGCAGTGGGCCGAACGGGTGATGGCCGTGGCCGAAGCCGGTGGGGACACCTTCGGTGCCTTCGCCCGCACCCAGTACGCCGGGGCGATGCTGCTGGCCGGCCGGTGGGTGGAGGCGGAGGCCGCGCTGGAGCAGACGGTGCGGGACGGGCAGCGGCGTCCGCTTACCGTGGCGATGAGCCTCATCACCCGGGCCAGGTTGCGGCTCCGCCAGGGTCGCGCCGATGAGGCCGACCGTGATCTCTCGGTCGCGGAGCGGGAACCGTACCGGCGAGCGGTCCGGCACCTGGTGCTGGTGGGCCGCGCCGCTCATGAGCTGGCCCGCGGTGAAGCAGAATCCGCCGCCGACCTGGCCGAGCGCTATCTGCGGATGGTCTCGCCGGAGGACGTGATCGAGCGGGTCGATGGTCTCGAGGTACTGGTGCGGGCCCGGCTCGCCCTCGGGGACCTGGAACGGGCCGACCAGGCGGTCGAGGAGCTCACCAGCACGGCGCAGCGCGTGCCGACAGCTGGGATCCGTGGGACCGCCGGACTGTGCCGGGCGCGCGTCGCTGGGGAGCGGGAAGGCCCCGAGGCCGCCGTGCCGCTCCTCGAGCAGGCGGTGGACGACCTCGACGAGTCGGGCCTCGCGTTCGAGACCATCGAGGCACGGATCGCCCTGGCCGAAGCGCTGTGCGGGTGCGGGCACTCCGGGAGCGCACGCCGGGAGGCTGCGCAGGCACGGGCCGCTGCGGAGGAGCTGGGGGCCGGTGGGGTCGTGGCGCTTGCCGCCCAGATCGAGGCCACCTTGCGTCCCGCCGACGGCGGAGCCCTCACCTCCCGGGAGGTCCAGGTGCTGCGCCTGGCGGCGCAGGGACTGACGAACGGGGAGATCGCCGAACGCCTGGTGCTGTCGGTGCGCACCGTGGAGCGGCACCTGTCGAACATCTACCTCGCCGTGGGGGCGACCGGGTCGGCCGCTCGCTCGGTCGCCATCGCCTACGCGCACCGGACGCACCTGATCTGA
- a CDS encoding ABC transporter ATP-binding protein, with amino-acid sequence MSALLRILRFTRSLRLYYVGIMLAAAVVTGAGLAVPFITGRATDVIVDALDSGGGDDVLGATIRTVLLLAAALLLAELVDTLVSNIGGYWGDVMSARMRTILSSRYFEKLLWLPQRYFDNELTGTIVARLNRSIAEITNFMKSMSNMFVTLIMTTIAVLVISAWHYWPLAVLLLIAYPLYLWLTALTSAKWQRLEGRKNEHVDIASGRFTEVIGQIRVVKSFARERSELRHFTEHFDATIGLTDEQSRHWHRMDVIRRAVLNVIFFVLYAMIFVRTVQGHFSPGDMVMLVQLMAMARQPVTSLSYVVDTAQRAIAGSKSYFEVMELDEASIGGGGTPPREPSPAPSTGGDGATIRFTDVRFGYDNDGDVLSGVSFEVGRGERVAFVGESGGGKTTLMNLLMGLYDTRSGSIEVAGAGADVEALRRSIGVVFQDPSLFSGTVAENIAYGRPDATRAEIEDVARRAAVDEFVRKFPRGYDTVIGERGMKLSGGQKQRIAVARAMLKDAPILVLDEATSALDTKSERLVQAGLENLMHERTSLIIAHRLSTIAEVDRIITLRDGRIDEIGTPDELAASGRIYAELLALQNSASAADRKRLKTYDVVG; translated from the coding sequence ATGTCCGCGCTGCTGCGCATCCTGCGGTTCACCCGCTCCCTGAGGCTGTACTACGTCGGCATCATGCTCGCCGCCGCTGTAGTGACGGGGGCCGGGCTGGCCGTGCCGTTCATCACCGGGCGGGCCACCGACGTGATCGTGGACGCCCTGGACTCCGGTGGCGGTGACGACGTGCTCGGGGCGACGATCCGGACCGTGCTGCTGCTCGCTGCTGCGTTGCTGCTCGCCGAGCTGGTGGACACGCTGGTCAGCAACATCGGCGGCTACTGGGGGGACGTGATGAGCGCGCGGATGCGCACCATCCTGTCCAGCCGCTACTTCGAAAAGCTGCTCTGGCTGCCCCAGCGCTACTTCGACAATGAGCTCACCGGCACCATCGTGGCCCGGCTGAACCGGTCGATCGCGGAGATCACCAACTTCATGAAGTCGATGTCGAACATGTTCGTCACGCTGATCATGACCACGATCGCGGTGCTGGTGATCAGCGCCTGGCACTACTGGCCGCTCGCGGTGCTGCTGCTGATCGCCTACCCGCTGTACCTGTGGTTGACGGCCCTGACGTCAGCGAAGTGGCAACGCCTAGAAGGCCGCAAGAACGAGCACGTGGACATCGCTTCCGGCCGGTTCACCGAGGTGATCGGGCAGATCCGGGTGGTGAAGTCCTTCGCCCGCGAGCGCAGCGAGCTGCGCCACTTCACCGAGCACTTCGACGCCACCATCGGTCTCACCGATGAGCAGTCCCGGCACTGGCACCGGATGGACGTGATCCGGCGCGCGGTGCTGAACGTGATCTTCTTCGTGCTGTACGCGATGATCTTCGTCCGCACCGTTCAGGGCCACTTCTCCCCCGGTGACATGGTGATGCTCGTGCAGCTGATGGCGATGGCGCGCCAGCCGGTCACCAGCCTGAGCTATGTGGTGGACACCGCGCAGCGGGCCATCGCCGGGTCGAAGTCCTACTTCGAGGTGATGGAGCTGGACGAGGCGAGCATCGGTGGTGGTGGAACGCCACCGCGGGAGCCGTCCCCCGCTCCCTCGACGGGCGGCGACGGTGCCACGATTCGCTTCACCGACGTCCGGTTCGGGTACGACAACGACGGCGACGTTCTCTCCGGGGTGTCCTTCGAGGTGGGCCGAGGTGAACGGGTCGCCTTCGTGGGCGAGTCCGGCGGCGGCAAGACCACCCTGATGAACCTCCTGATGGGGCTGTACGACACACGCTCCGGATCAATCGAGGTGGCCGGCGCTGGTGCCGACGTGGAGGCGTTGCGTCGCAGCATCGGTGTGGTCTTCCAGGACCCGTCACTCTTCTCCGGCACCGTGGCTGAGAACATCGCCTACGGCCGGCCGGACGCCACCCGGGCCGAGATCGAGGACGTAGCGCGGCGGGCAGCCGTGGATGAATTCGTGCGCAAGTTCCCCCGCGGCTACGACACCGTGATCGGGGAACGTGGCATGAAGCTCTCGGGCGGGCAGAAGCAGCGGATCGCAGTCGCCCGGGCGATGCTGAAGGATGCGCCGATCCTGGTGCTGGACGAGGCCACCAGCGCGTTGGACACCAAGTCCGAGCGGCTCGTGCAGGCCGGTCTGGAGAACTTGATGCATGAGCGCACCTCGCTGATCATCGCCCACCGGCTCTCCACGATCGCCGAGGTAGACCGCATCATCACCCTGCGCGACGGGCGCATCGACGAGATCGGCACCCCGGACGAGCTGGCCGCCTCAGGCAGGATCTACGCCGAGCTGCTCGCCCTGCAGAACTCCGCGAGCGCCGCCGACCGCAAGCGCCTGAAGACCTACGACGTGGTGGGCTGA
- a CDS encoding VOC family protein — MAPTWLTVFLDFDPARFDVGVQFWQHVTGSDLSPPRGEHDEFATLLPADGDPFLRVQRLQHRPSGVHLDVHLPGREFDVRRSPGGMAYCVVPGPESRRPAASVWPGGHRSIVDQICLDIPARHYDDECAFWSELTGWALHGSTVHTDFRSLVRPQGQPIRVLLQRVLDDRPRVTAHVDLATDDRAAESRRHEALGARVEGVHQWWTVLVDPAGSRYCITDRDTETGMPATSR; from the coding sequence GTGGCCCCGACCTGGCTGACCGTCTTCCTCGATTTCGACCCCGCCCGCTTCGACGTGGGGGTGCAGTTCTGGCAGCACGTCACCGGATCTGACCTGTCTCCACCTCGCGGCGAGCACGACGAGTTCGCCACCTTGCTCCCTGCCGACGGCGACCCGTTCCTCCGGGTGCAGCGCCTGCAGCACCGCCCGAGCGGCGTTCACCTCGACGTGCACCTGCCGGGCCGTGAGTTCGACGTGCGCCGCTCTCCCGGCGGCATGGCCTACTGCGTCGTTCCCGGACCCGAGTCCCGACGCCCGGCCGCCTCGGTGTGGCCAGGCGGCCACCGGTCGATCGTCGATCAGATCTGCCTCGACATCCCCGCGCGCCACTACGACGACGAGTGCGCCTTCTGGAGCGAGCTGACCGGCTGGGCGCTTCACGGGTCGACCGTGCACACGGACTTCCGATCCCTGGTCCGCCCCCAGGGTCAGCCGATCCGGGTGCTGTTGCAGCGCGTGCTCGACGACCGCCCTCGCGTGACGGCGCACGTGGATCTCGCCACCGACGACCGTGCGGCCGAGAGCCGACGCCACGAGGCGCTCGGTGCACGCGTCGAGGGCGTTCACCAGTGGTGGACCGTGCTCGTCGACCCAGCCGGGTCGCGCTACTGCATCACTGACCGCGACACCGAGACGGGGATGCCCGCCACTTCCCGATGA
- a CDS encoding class I SAM-dependent methyltransferase, with amino-acid sequence MSAQATAVGTVERAEAFAERILGGLDDAALVLLISLGHRTGLLDTLAALDAPATSTQVARAAALDERYVREWLGGMVVGGVVTFDPDDRTYRLPAEHAACLTTGAGVDDLSLFTRYVSLMGTIEPEIARVFREGGGVGYEAYDTFQELQRDETARVYDVALVSDILPLADTLVPRLEAGARVLDVGTGAGHAVNVMARAFPNSRFTGLDISTEGIGLARAEAEQWGLENATFELGDAAELTGSYDVVTAFDTIHDQARPADVLAGVRGVLNDDGVFLMGDIDLSSRLEENVGAPMAPLAFAFSVFHCMTVSLAYGGAGLGTAWGRQRAQEMLTDAGFGLVEVTKLEDDPLNVYFVARP; translated from the coding sequence ATGTCCGCGCAAGCCACCGCCGTCGGGACGGTTGAACGAGCTGAGGCGTTCGCTGAACGCATCCTCGGCGGCCTCGACGATGCCGCCCTCGTGCTGCTGATCAGCCTCGGGCACCGCACCGGGCTGCTCGACACGCTCGCCGCTCTCGATGCCCCCGCCACCAGCACCCAGGTGGCCCGTGCGGCCGCCCTCGACGAACGGTACGTGCGGGAGTGGCTCGGCGGCATGGTGGTCGGCGGGGTCGTCACCTTCGACCCGGACGACCGTACGTACCGGTTGCCTGCCGAGCACGCCGCCTGCCTCACCACCGGTGCCGGTGTGGACGACCTCTCCCTGTTCACCCGGTACGTGAGCCTGATGGGCACCATCGAGCCGGAGATCGCCCGGGTGTTCCGCGAGGGCGGAGGCGTCGGCTACGAGGCGTACGACACCTTCCAGGAGCTGCAGCGGGACGAGACCGCCCGTGTCTACGACGTTGCCCTGGTCTCCGACATCCTCCCGCTCGCCGACACCCTCGTGCCCAGGCTGGAGGCCGGAGCCCGGGTGCTCGACGTGGGTACCGGCGCCGGGCACGCGGTGAACGTGATGGCGAGGGCGTTCCCGAACAGCCGGTTCACCGGGCTGGACATCTCCACCGAAGGCATCGGGTTGGCCCGGGCCGAGGCCGAGCAGTGGGGGCTGGAGAATGCCACCTTCGAACTCGGCGACGCCGCCGAGCTCACCGGTTCCTACGACGTGGTCACCGCCTTCGACACGATCCACGACCAGGCGCGGCCGGCCGACGTGCTCGCCGGGGTGCGAGGCGTGCTCAACGACGATGGCGTGTTCCTGATGGGGGACATCGATCTCTCCTCCCGGCTGGAGGAGAACGTCGGTGCACCGATGGCGCCGCTGGCGTTCGCCTTCTCGGTGTTCCACTGCATGACGGTCTCGCTCGCCTACGGTGGCGCCGGACTGGGGACTGCCTGGGGTCGGCAGCGTGCCCAGGAGATGCTCACCGACGCCGGATTCGGGCTCGTCGAGGTGACCAAGCTGGAAGACGATCCGCTGAACGTGTACTTCGTGGCGCGACCCTGA
- a CDS encoding GuaB3 family IMP dehydrogenase-related protein, with protein sequence MSNEIEIGRGKRGRRAYSFDDIAVVPSRRTRDPEEVSIAWQIDAYQVELPVLAAPMDSVMSPETAIQLGELGGIGVLDLEGLWTRYENPTALLAEIAELPPEGATARMQEIYAAPIMPELITARLQEIRAAGVTVAGALSPQRTQEHWRTVVDAGVDLFVIRGTTVSAEHVSGHAEPLNLKRFIYELDVPVIVGGAATYTAALHLMRTGAAGVLVGFGGGAAHTTRQTLGIHAPLASAVADVAAARRDYLDESGGRYVHVIADGGVGRSGDLVKAIGCGADAVMLGAALARASEAPGKGWHWGPEAHHPQLPRGERVHVGSVGSLEEILLGPGNRADGTLNMFGALRRAMATTGYSDLKEFQRVEVVVSPYTPR encoded by the coding sequence GTGAGCAACGAGATCGAGATCGGCCGAGGCAAGCGAGGCCGCCGCGCGTACTCCTTCGACGACATCGCCGTGGTGCCCTCGCGGCGTACCCGGGATCCGGAGGAAGTGTCCATCGCATGGCAGATCGACGCCTACCAGGTGGAGCTGCCGGTGCTGGCCGCGCCGATGGATTCGGTGATGAGCCCGGAGACCGCGATCCAGCTCGGCGAGCTGGGCGGAATCGGCGTACTCGACCTCGAGGGCCTGTGGACCCGGTACGAGAACCCCACCGCGCTGCTGGCCGAGATCGCCGAACTCCCTCCCGAGGGTGCGACGGCGCGGATGCAGGAGATCTACGCGGCGCCGATCATGCCGGAGCTGATCACCGCCCGGCTGCAGGAGATCCGTGCGGCCGGGGTGACCGTCGCGGGAGCACTCTCTCCGCAGCGCACCCAGGAGCACTGGCGCACCGTGGTGGACGCCGGGGTGGACCTGTTCGTGATCCGCGGCACCACGGTCTCGGCCGAGCACGTCTCCGGCCATGCCGAACCGCTGAACCTCAAGCGGTTCATCTATGAGCTCGACGTCCCGGTGATCGTGGGCGGGGCCGCCACCTACACCGCAGCCCTGCACCTGATGCGCACTGGTGCCGCCGGAGTACTCGTCGGATTCGGCGGAGGTGCCGCGCACACCACCCGGCAGACCCTGGGCATCCACGCCCCGCTGGCCAGCGCCGTCGCCGATGTGGCGGCCGCGCGGCGGGACTACCTGGATGAGTCCGGCGGCCGGTACGTGCACGTGATCGCCGACGGCGGTGTGGGCCGCAGCGGCGACCTGGTGAAGGCGATCGGATGCGGGGCCGACGCCGTGATGCTCGGTGCCGCGCTCGCCCGCGCGAGCGAGGCCCCCGGCAAGGGCTGGCACTGGGGGCCCGAAGCGCACCATCCGCAGCTGCCGCGCGGTGAGCGGGTGCACGTGGGAAGCGTCGGGAGCCTCGAGGAGATCCTGCTCGGGCCCGGCAACCGCGCCGACGGGACGCTGAACATGTTCGGTGCGCTCCGCCGTGCCATGGCCACCACCGGATACTCCGACCTCAAGGAGTTCCAGCGTGTGGAGGTCGTGGTCTCGCCGTACACACCCCGGTGA
- a CDS encoding MerR family transcriptional regulator — MPVARSGSDERERARIRLTVAAVAKRLGVAASTLRTWDRRYGLGPSSRTAGQHRRYNAEDVTRLETMRRLTREGVAPADAARLARGLEADEAAPDDDDAGVADILDPLSLAAAAVETDERRLHRMVHRAAAQSGGLSAWQNLVRPALDLLEARDHGDRPGRDPVAALGAALLAAVRDHAHGSRSEDNLVVMIYADLDHHLDAHVLAGELVAREIGARVLRPARRTRTSESVSVGSDPQVQMAVLLGEPRDGQAVAEAMHATDRLAFVISLTGVHSQLADLPRARTLAGAVHEIESLLADRAALHPSGFSG, encoded by the coding sequence GTGCCCGTGGCACGATCCGGTTCGGACGAGCGCGAGCGTGCTCGGATTCGCCTGACCGTGGCCGCTGTCGCCAAGCGGCTCGGAGTGGCCGCATCGACGCTGCGCACCTGGGATCGCCGCTACGGCCTCGGCCCGTCCAGCAGGACGGCCGGCCAGCACCGCCGGTACAACGCCGAGGACGTGACCAGGCTGGAGACGATGCGCCGGCTCACCCGCGAAGGGGTCGCCCCGGCTGATGCCGCGCGCCTCGCCCGCGGTCTGGAGGCGGACGAGGCAGCTCCTGACGACGACGATGCCGGCGTGGCCGACATCCTTGACCCGCTCTCGCTCGCGGCCGCCGCGGTGGAGACCGACGAGCGCCGCCTGCACCGGATGGTGCACCGGGCTGCGGCGCAGTCCGGCGGATTGAGCGCGTGGCAGAACCTGGTGCGTCCGGCTCTGGACCTCCTCGAGGCGCGTGATCACGGAGACCGGCCGGGGCGTGACCCGGTGGCTGCGCTCGGCGCCGCATTGCTGGCAGCCGTGCGAGATCACGCGCACGGATCGAGGTCCGAGGACAACCTGGTGGTGATGATCTACGCCGACCTCGACCACCACCTCGACGCCCACGTCCTCGCCGGGGAGCTGGTGGCTCGCGAGATCGGCGCCCGGGTGCTCCGGCCGGCGCGACGCACCCGGACTTCTGAATCGGTGTCGGTCGGCTCGGACCCGCAGGTGCAGATGGCGGTGCTGCTCGGCGAACCGCGCGATGGGCAGGCAGTGGCGGAGGCGATGCACGCCACCGATCGCCTCGCCTTCGTGATCTCACTCACGGGTGTGCACTCGCAGCTGGCCGACCTCCCTCGCGCGCGAACGCTGGCAGGAGCGGTCCACGAGATCGAGAGCCTGCTCGCAGACCGGGCTGCGCTGCACCCGTCCGGCTTCTCCGGCTGA
- a CDS encoding exonuclease domain-containing protein yields the protein MTTWLDGPLLGFDTETTGVNPFRDRIVTAALVGRGANGTQQRTWLIDPGVEIPEQASAIHGISTSYARKHGMAPRRALAEIADELTTAFRFRVPVVAFNAAFDLTIIERELERHGLPTIGERLGRPLAPVLDPLLLDRGLEHSRPGARRLVDLCGYYGVQESGRLHTADVDVEATLDVLAAQVREHPDLVERSLGELHEWQTDQHQRWAERRNAERSRQGVDPGTSIEWPLPTAENVPGRARPGPIPA from the coding sequence ATGACGACATGGCTCGATGGGCCACTGCTCGGTTTCGACACCGAGACCACCGGCGTGAACCCGTTCCGGGACCGGATCGTCACGGCGGCCTTGGTGGGCCGTGGGGCGAACGGCACCCAGCAGCGCACCTGGCTGATCGATCCCGGTGTGGAGATCCCGGAGCAGGCGTCCGCCATCCATGGCATCAGTACCTCCTATGCCCGCAAGCACGGGATGGCACCCCGCCGGGCCCTGGCCGAGATCGCGGACGAACTGACGACGGCGTTCCGGTTCCGGGTTCCTGTGGTCGCCTTCAACGCCGCCTTCGACCTCACCATCATCGAGCGCGAGCTGGAACGGCACGGTCTGCCCACCATCGGCGAACGACTCGGCCGTCCGCTCGCCCCGGTGCTGGATCCGCTGCTGCTGGATCGCGGGCTTGAGCACTCTCGACCGGGCGCGCGTCGACTGGTCGACCTGTGCGGGTACTACGGCGTGCAGGAGTCCGGCCGACTGCACACCGCCGACGTGGACGTGGAGGCGACCCTGGACGTGCTCGCCGCGCAGGTCCGCGAGCACCCGGACCTGGTGGAACGCTCCCTCGGGGAATTGCACGAGTGGCAGACCGATCAGCACCAGCGGTGGGCGGAGCGACGCAACGCCGAACGCTCGAGGCAGGGCGTGGACCCCGGCACCAGCATCGAGTGGCCGCTACCTACCGCCGAGAACGTGCCCGGGAGGGCACGGCCGGGACCCATCCCGGCCTGA